From the genome of Solidesulfovibrio carbinolicus, one region includes:
- a CDS encoding flagellin N-terminal helical domain-containing protein, which translates to MALTINSNLMAANAARNLSNSYSALATSTQRLSSGLRINSAADDAAGLAIRELMRADIASINQGVRNANDAISMIQTADGALQVIDEKLIRMKELAEQASTGTYTSDQRLIIDSEYQAMASEITRIANATDFNGIYLLNGNLSGTTHSGAGINSSGKLKVHFGSGNESSEDYYYVQIGTSTASALGLGIGAASGNDGRSISTQQMAQKALEAINDAIVSKDKIRANLGALQNRLENTISNLQIQSENLQAAESQISDVDVATEMTQFVRNQILTQSAVAMLSQANSMPRMAMQLIGG; encoded by the coding sequence ATGGCTCTTACCATCAACAGCAATCTGATGGCCGCCAACGCGGCCCGCAACCTGTCCAACTCGTATTCCGCCCTGGCCACCTCGACCCAGCGCCTGTCTTCGGGGCTTCGCATCAACAGCGCCGCCGACGACGCCGCCGGCCTGGCCATTCGCGAGCTCATGCGCGCGGACATCGCTTCCATCAATCAGGGCGTGCGCAACGCCAACGACGCCATTTCCATGATCCAGACGGCGGACGGCGCGCTCCAGGTCATCGACGAAAAGCTCATCCGCATGAAGGAACTGGCCGAACAGGCCTCCACCGGCACCTACACCTCGGACCAGCGCCTCATCATTGACTCGGAATACCAGGCCATGGCCTCGGAAATCACCCGAATCGCCAACGCCACGGACTTCAACGGCATCTATCTGCTCAACGGCAACCTGTCCGGCACGACCCACAGCGGCGCCGGCATCAATTCCAGCGGCAAGCTCAAGGTGCACTTCGGGTCCGGCAACGAATCCTCGGAAGACTACTACTACGTCCAGATCGGCACTTCCACCGCCTCGGCCCTGGGTCTGGGCATCGGCGCCGCCTCGGGCAACGACGGGCGCAGCATCTCCACCCAGCAAATGGCCCAGAAGGCCCTGGAAGCCATCAACGACGCCATCGTGTCCAAGGACAAGATCCGCGCCAACCTGGGCGCCCTGCAAAACCGTCTGGAGAACACCATCTCCAATCTGCAGATCCAGTCCGAAAACCTCCAGGCCGCCGAATCGCAGATCTCCGACGTGGACGTGGCCACGGAAATGACCCAGTTCGTGCGCAACCAGATTCTCACCCAGTCGGCGGTGGCCATGCTGTCCCAGGCCAACTCCATGCCTCGGATGGCCATGCAGCTCATCGGCGGCTAA
- the fliD gene encoding flagellar filament capping protein FliD encodes MSNTVSSYSPITTSGQITYSGLGNGTDFDSMIKKLVQVEQSRITSLQTWKKSWTDKQAAFQELNTQMLTLKTTLEEMDSMDEFMTKTVDSSNSTVLSAVAGAGAENGSHEVVVNRLATAKAMVTTTGYASASTDINPSSSDAVFAYTYKGTTYTNTIGDNATLTDLVSIINNDPGNPGVKASVSYDGSQYYLQLRGMDTGSTASLVIASNSTLSGFGNSDFSTITSNASAQLKLDGWPTASGSWITRESNTVTDLIPGLTMTLKSTGSSTVVTTTDTDAIKEKIETFVEQVNLVRTKIREISKVDSTTKQASLLTGNYGIQLIDTNLKSAVAGLGVGFDYDQDKYSTLSQLGILTDAQQGSTTEGLLVIDDDVLDAVLSSNADAVGQLFAAQYVGRTSSSEFSISSYIKNTTKNGTYQLSYTTDASGKITAATINGHAAMFNSNSNLITGAHGYDEAGMVIRVVDTTPGTHTGEVALKQGKAGQLSDLLGELTDSQDGPLHILDDNYDDITAMIDEKIAYEQRRISTYASNLRKRFAKVDSMLGTYDKMQSQLESQIKQLSSD; translated from the coding sequence ATGTCGAACACCGTCAGCAGTTATTCACCGATCACCACCTCGGGGCAGATCACCTATTCGGGCCTGGGCAACGGCACGGATTTCGATTCGATGATCAAAAAGCTCGTCCAAGTCGAGCAATCACGAATCACGAGCCTGCAGACCTGGAAAAAATCCTGGACCGACAAGCAAGCCGCCTTCCAGGAACTCAACACCCAGATGCTGACCCTCAAGACCACCCTTGAGGAAATGGACAGCATGGACGAGTTCATGACCAAGACGGTGGATTCCTCGAATTCCACCGTGCTCTCGGCCGTGGCCGGGGCCGGGGCGGAAAACGGTTCCCACGAGGTCGTGGTCAACCGCCTGGCCACGGCCAAGGCCATGGTCACCACCACCGGCTACGCCAGCGCCTCGACGGACATCAATCCTTCAAGCTCCGACGCCGTGTTTGCCTACACCTATAAAGGCACGACCTACACCAACACCATCGGCGACAACGCCACCCTTACCGACCTGGTCAGCATCATCAACAACGACCCGGGCAACCCCGGGGTCAAGGCCAGCGTTTCCTACGACGGTTCCCAGTATTACCTGCAGCTGCGCGGCATGGACACCGGCTCCACGGCGAGCCTGGTCATCGCCAGCAACTCGACGCTGTCCGGCTTCGGCAACAGCGATTTCAGCACCATCACCTCCAACGCCAGTGCCCAGCTCAAGCTCGACGGCTGGCCAACCGCCTCAGGCTCCTGGATCACCCGGGAATCCAACACCGTCACGGATCTTATCCCCGGCCTGACCATGACGCTCAAAAGCACCGGGTCTTCCACCGTGGTCACCACCACGGACACCGACGCCATCAAGGAAAAAATCGAGACCTTCGTTGAGCAGGTCAACCTCGTGCGCACGAAGATCCGGGAGATCAGCAAGGTGGATTCCACCACCAAGCAGGCTTCGCTGCTCACCGGCAACTACGGCATCCAGCTCATCGACACCAATCTCAAGAGCGCCGTGGCCGGGCTTGGCGTAGGCTTCGACTACGATCAGGACAAGTATTCCACCCTGTCCCAGCTGGGCATTCTCACCGACGCCCAGCAAGGATCGACCACCGAAGGCTTGCTCGTCATCGACGACGACGTCCTCGACGCCGTCCTGTCCTCCAACGCCGACGCAGTCGGCCAGCTCTTTGCCGCCCAGTACGTAGGCCGCACCAGTTCTTCCGAATTTTCCATTTCCTCCTACATCAAGAACACCACCAAGAACGGCACCTACCAGCTCTCCTACACCACGGACGCCAGCGGCAAGATCACCGCCGCCACGATAAACGGCCACGCCGCGATGTTTAACAGCAACTCCAACCTCATCACCGGCGCCCACGGCTATGACGAAGCCGGCATGGTCATCCGGGTGGTGGACACCACCCCCGGAACCCACACCGGCGAAGTCGCCCTCAAGCAGGGCAAGGCCGGGCAATTAAGCGACTTGCTCGGGGAGCTGACCGACAGCCAGGACGGGCCCCTGCACATTCTCGACGACAACTACGACGACATCACCGCCATGATCGATGAAAAGATCGCCTACGAACAGCGGCGAATATCGACCTATGCCAGCAACTTGCGAAAGCGGTTCGCCAAGGTCGATTCCATGCTCGGCACCTACGACAAGATGCAAAGCCAACTTGAGTCGCAAATCAAGCAGCTCTCTTCAGATTAA
- the fliS gene encoding flagellar export chaperone FliS: MQNAVKNYLQTQVSTTTQGDLVIMLYDAALKFLHQAKERIAEKNYAQKGILISKALDILSELQGSLNVNKGGDLAERLQKLYFFCSSRLLTANLKMDATKIDEVVGILTGLREAFVEANSMVATKAVPSEATQNTRIGVTAAPLGRNHLGAVMAGASLPHPGLTTRPMAPVRPAAPTSAVAVAAAVTTPSAAPTRPEVPVASATPPAAATVEAETDQEAAQSAPVVIDTPRPTISPVRRAMAAYSQGRATG, translated from the coding sequence ATGCAAAACGCCGTCAAGAATTACCTCCAGACCCAGGTGTCCACCACCACCCAGGGCGACCTCGTCATCATGCTCTACGACGCGGCCCTCAAGTTCCTGCACCAAGCCAAGGAACGCATCGCCGAAAAAAACTATGCTCAAAAGGGCATCCTCATCTCCAAGGCCCTGGACATCCTGTCCGAGCTGCAAGGGTCGCTTAACGTCAACAAGGGCGGGGACTTGGCCGAACGACTGCAAAAGCTCTACTTCTTTTGCAGTTCCCGCCTGCTCACCGCCAACCTCAAGATGGACGCGACCAAGATCGACGAGGTGGTGGGCATCTTGACCGGCCTGCGCGAAGCCTTTGTCGAGGCCAACTCCATGGTGGCCACCAAGGCCGTGCCGTCCGAGGCGACCCAGAATACCCGGATAGGCGTCACGGCCGCGCCTCTTGGCCGCAACCACCTCGGCGCGGTCATGGCCGGCGCGTCCTTGCCGCACCCCGGCCTGACGACGCGGCCCATGGCCCCGGTCCGGCCGGCCGCTCCCACCTCCGCCGTCGCCGTCGCGGCGGCCGTGACGACGCCATCGGCCGCGCCCACGCGCCCCGAAGTGCCCGTGGCCTCGGCCACGCCGCCCGCGGCCGCAACCGTCGAAGCCGAAACCGACCAGGAAGCCGCCCAAAGCGCCCCAGTCGTCATCGACACGCCCCGGCCAACCATCTCCCCGGTGCGCCGGGCCATGGCCGCCTATTCCCAGGGACGCGCCACGGGATAG
- a CDS encoding glycosyltransferase family protein, with product MASRACRRGHATLAWAMIAAAPHPFFTYSAEVLAWRLGSGEDAALPPAAAPETTTARAARVLRALGGRRRVALLGLGSGDLAAALAASLPAGGSLTLVCLSPQTARQGLATGRFPWLAPDSPAQLVADTSVQAVCHLLWANGLTPENALVTVNPEPAESAEAKGLALVRRLLTAGRLLPDPTPSPAAQPLPTLALLARAGEPALGDFFKAARGLAARAVILWDACEVPPAAEAAAGLGIPVRHLARPLGRDFAAQRNALLAACPTGWVLSLDPDERPGPGFAAAVARIMACPEAGAAYFPRLTLYPDPGRAKVGHGLWPDWQLRLFRTDAMPGPRYVRPLHERLEGHPGAAVLALDAPILHHNRLVADTAGVADKLEAFSRVAGAARHRLNADYPTLPLDFFTSLVPGDDPGRCLLLPPGL from the coding sequence ATGGCGTCCCGGGCTTGTCGGCGGGGCCACGCCACGCTAGCTTGGGCCATGATCGCCGCCGCACCGCATCCGTTTTTCACCTACAGCGCCGAAGTGCTGGCCTGGCGGCTCGGCAGCGGTGAAGACGCCGCCTTGCCCCCGGCCGCCGCGCCCGAGACGACCACCGCCCGAGCCGCCCGCGTCCTGCGCGCCCTGGGCGGACGGCGACGCGTCGCCCTGCTTGGCCTTGGCAGCGGCGATCTGGCCGCCGCCCTGGCCGCCTCCCTGCCGGCCGGGGGCAGTCTGACCCTGGTCTGCCTGTCGCCGCAAACGGCCCGGCAAGGCCTGGCCACCGGCCGTTTTCCCTGGCTTGCCCCGGACAGCCCGGCCCAGCTCGTCGCCGACACTTCGGTCCAGGCCGTGTGCCATCTGCTGTGGGCCAACGGCCTGACCCCGGAAAACGCCCTGGTCACGGTGAATCCCGAACCGGCCGAGTCCGCCGAGGCCAAGGGCCTGGCCCTTGTGCGCCGGTTGCTGACCGCCGGGCGGCTCCTGCCCGATCCCACGCCGTCGCCGGCCGCACAACCGCTGCCGACCCTGGCTCTGCTGGCCCGGGCCGGCGAACCGGCCCTTGGCGATTTTTTTAAGGCCGCCCGGGGCCTGGCTGCCCGGGCGGTCATCCTCTGGGACGCCTGCGAGGTCCCGCCGGCCGCCGAAGCCGCCGCCGGCCTGGGCATTCCCGTGCGCCATCTGGCCCGGCCCCTGGGCAGAGATTTCGCGGCCCAGCGCAACGCCCTGCTGGCCGCCTGCCCGACCGGCTGGGTGCTGTCCCTGGACCCCGACGAACGGCCCGGCCCCGGTTTCGCCGCCGCCGTCGCCAGGATCATGGCCTGCCCGGAAGCCGGAGCCGCCTATTTCCCGCGCCTGACCCTCTATCCCGACCCCGGCCGGGCCAAGGTCGGCCACGGGCTGTGGCCGGACTGGCAACTGCGCCTTTTTCGCACCGACGCCATGCCCGGACCGCGCTACGTCCGGCCCCTGCACGAACGCCTGGAAGGCCATCCCGGGGCCGCCGTCCTGGCCCTGGACGCCCCCATCCTCCACCACAACCGGCTTGTGGCCGACACCGCCGGCGTGGCCGACAAGCTCGAAGCCTTCAGCCGGGTGGCCGGCGCGGCCCGACACCGCTTAAACGCCGATTACCCGACCCTGCCCCTGGACTTTTTCACGTCCCTGGTCCCGGGCGACGACCCCGGCCGCTGCCTCCTGCTGCCCCCGGGCCTGTAA
- a CDS encoding YIP1 family protein produces MMRITCPQCGFFREIPDAKAPVTPTMATCPKCRHRFRFRPQPTPAVEESFVTAEPGVSSWRRPAARQERAATPPAAWESLEEQAGETDVQTVPEDLAPSGPVPVADATFAPDPAPRADTMPQPEEIPADDDAVPPPTHWEQQPEPRQPLIQRRRLDALDEQDEPAAPPRPAKSAAKRQPAPSVRENVATPSQPARQPGLEPKPEPDFSDADIPDETPSDVARRIRARVEQGLDPTPAPESVAAAAPEPEPEAAPEPAPAPPRAAKPQAATTPPPRATAPQAETPAAPQALAPEDAAPPAATKAPADDQPQETTVRADGVRDIWARLQALDDRKAARPHLEHQRPAEDEPEEPARETVTDPVPWERQDAYGFFPALILTLRKILFQPLDFFGNLPEGRPKSKALVFNLLISEFLLLIDFMWTLAGLRARIGSPEQPDALSVLGSSPLSFLLALLLVPLVISIGIYLDAWVTHLLLILFRSTKKSFDETFRVLCYSAAPTVLTAVPVAGQLLSPVILVWYMALQAIGLKKCHEGAYTQTLAAIFIKWSIYLFLLLAMLQSFTPGQ; encoded by the coding sequence ATGATGCGCATAACCTGTCCTCAATGCGGCTTTTTCCGGGAAATCCCCGACGCCAAGGCCCCGGTCACCCCGACCATGGCCACCTGTCCCAAATGCCGCCACCGGTTCCGGTTCCGTCCCCAACCGACCCCGGCCGTCGAAGAATCCTTCGTTACGGCCGAACCCGGCGTGTCCTCCTGGCGTCGCCCCGCCGCCCGACAGGAGCGTGCCGCCACGCCCCCGGCCGCCTGGGAATCACTGGAAGAACAGGCCGGCGAGACCGACGTCCAGACTGTCCCGGAAGACCTCGCGCCGTCCGGCCCGGTTCCCGTGGCCGACGCCACCTTCGCGCCTGATCCCGCGCCACGGGCCGACACGATGCCCCAACCGGAAGAAATCCCGGCCGACGACGACGCCGTGCCGCCCCCTACCCACTGGGAACAGCAGCCCGAACCGCGCCAGCCCCTGATCCAGCGCCGCCGCCTCGACGCCCTGGATGAACAGGACGAGCCGGCCGCCCCGCCCCGGCCGGCCAAATCCGCCGCCAAACGCCAACCGGCCCCCAGCGTCCGCGAAAACGTGGCGACGCCGTCTCAGCCGGCCCGCCAACCCGGACTCGAACCCAAGCCGGAACCCGATTTTTCCGACGCCGACATCCCGGACGAAACCCCCTCGGACGTCGCCCGACGCATCCGCGCCCGGGTCGAACAAGGGCTTGACCCCACGCCCGCGCCTGAGTCCGTGGCCGCCGCCGCGCCCGAACCGGAACCGGAAGCCGCGCCCGAACCGGCTCCGGCTCCGCCGCGCGCCGCCAAACCCCAAGCGGCCACGACGCCTCCGCCCCGCGCCACGGCACCCCAGGCCGAAACGCCGGCCGCGCCCCAGGCCTTGGCCCCCGAAGACGCCGCGCCTCCCGCCGCCACCAAGGCCCCGGCCGACGACCAGCCCCAGGAAACCACCGTGCGCGCCGACGGCGTGCGTGATATTTGGGCCAGACTGCAAGCCCTCGACGACCGCAAGGCCGCCCGGCCCCACCTGGAACACCAACGCCCGGCCGAGGACGAACCCGAAGAGCCGGCCCGGGAAACCGTCACCGACCCCGTGCCCTGGGAACGCCAGGACGCCTACGGCTTTTTCCCGGCGCTCATCCTTACCCTGCGCAAGATCCTCTTCCAGCCCCTGGATTTTTTCGGCAATCTTCCCGAAGGCCGCCCCAAATCCAAGGCGCTGGTGTTCAATCTGCTCATCAGCGAATTTTTGCTGCTCATCGACTTCATGTGGACCCTGGCCGGTCTGCGCGCCCGCATCGGCAGCCCGGAACAGCCAGACGCCTTAAGCGTGCTCGGCAGTTCGCCCCTGTCGTTTCTGTTGGCCCTGCTCCTGGTGCCCCTGGTCATTTCCATAGGCATCTACCTCGACGCCTGGGTGACTCATCTGCTGCTCATCCTGTTTCGCAGCACGAAAAAAAGCTTCGACGAGACCTTCCGGGTGCTGTGCTACTCGGCCGCGCCCACCGTGCTCACCGCCGTGCCCGTGGCCGGACAGCTCCTGTCCCCGGTCATCCTCGTCTGGTACATGGCCCTGCAAGCCATCGGCCTCAAGAAATGCCACGAAGGCGCCTACACGCAGACCCTGGCCGCCATCTTCATCAAATGGTCCATCTACCTCTTCCTGCTCCTGGCCATGCTGCAAAGCTTCACCCCGGGCCAATAA
- the tsaB gene encoding tRNA (adenosine(37)-N6)-threonylcarbamoyltransferase complex dimerization subunit type 1 TsaB gives MDKLTPPGSGKLLVINAVAPALWVTCGRPGQDVVHRRAEATGRCAEVLAPLIAEVLAEAGVRPAELGGLACVRGPGSFTGIRVALATALGLSLGANVPMAGLDHLPLLAATAAAKATGAVVAITHARAGQVYLQSFLADGDLMPMGAPKALAVAEAAARAADGAAVGPLWLVGDGVARYRDAFLAAAPLAVILGPEFDSPSPAALMAAAVTADYGFTPVEPLYLRPSDAEENLDAIAAHRGLTRHDAEARIRQAME, from the coding sequence ATGGATAAGTTGACTCCTCCCGGTTCCGGGAAGCTCCTCGTCATCAATGCCGTGGCCCCGGCGTTGTGGGTCACCTGCGGCCGGCCCGGCCAGGACGTGGTCCACCGTCGGGCCGAGGCCACCGGCCGCTGCGCCGAGGTGCTGGCCCCGCTTATCGCCGAAGTCCTGGCCGAGGCCGGCGTTCGTCCGGCCGAACTCGGCGGCCTGGCCTGCGTGCGTGGTCCGGGCAGCTTCACCGGCATCCGGGTGGCCCTGGCCACCGCCCTGGGGCTGTCCCTTGGCGCGAACGTCCCCATGGCCGGGCTCGACCATCTGCCGCTTCTGGCCGCCACCGCCGCCGCCAAGGCCACCGGAGCCGTGGTGGCCATCACCCACGCCCGCGCCGGCCAGGTCTACCTGCAATCCTTCCTGGCCGACGGCGACCTCATGCCCATGGGCGCCCCCAAGGCCCTTGCCGTGGCCGAAGCCGCCGCCCGGGCCGCCGACGGGGCCGCCGTCGGCCCGCTGTGGCTGGTCGGCGACGGCGTGGCCCGCTACCGCGACGCCTTCCTGGCCGCCGCGCCCCTGGCCGTCATCCTTGGCCCCGAGTTCGATTCCCCCAGCCCCGCCGCCCTCATGGCCGCCGCCGTCACAGCCGACTACGGCTTCACGCCGGTGGAACCCCTCTACCTGCGCCCAAGCGACGCCGAGGAAAACCTCGACGCCATCGCCGCCCACCGGGGCCTCACCCGCCACGACGCCGAAGCGAGAATTCGCCAGGCCATGGAGTAA
- the rseP gene encoding RIP metalloprotease RseP: protein MIESIVAVALVLGGLIFFHELGHFIAARAFGMGVTTFSLGFGPKIFGFTRGKTRYILSAIPLGGYVQLVAQDPDDTAPDDFPPETHFRLRPAWQRMIVVAAGPIFNFVLAWLLFWGLLAAEGRFEMLPIIGQVQKDSPAAVAGLAPGDVVTSLNGGPVANWDALSTAIRTSNGQPVKLTVSRDGKDETFVLTPTLRTVKNLFGEEETVPLVGIVASGKTRSVPLGAGSAAAEAVKQTWNVVVVTYTGILKLIERVVPLDSIGGPIMIAQMVSKQAGEGLGNVVALAALISVNLGVLNLLPIPVLDGGHLLFYAIEIIMRKPVSPRMRVLTTKIGLAFLIGLMLLATVNDIRRQLSISDG, encoded by the coding sequence ATGATAGAAAGCATCGTTGCCGTGGCCCTGGTCCTTGGCGGCCTGATCTTCTTCCACGAACTGGGGCATTTCATCGCCGCCCGGGCCTTTGGCATGGGCGTGACCACCTTCTCCCTGGGATTTGGCCCGAAAATCTTCGGCTTCACCCGTGGCAAGACCCGCTACATCCTCTCGGCCATTCCCCTGGGCGGCTATGTCCAGCTGGTGGCCCAGGACCCCGACGACACCGCCCCGGACGACTTCCCGCCCGAAACCCATTTCCGCCTGCGCCCGGCCTGGCAGCGCATGATCGTGGTGGCCGCCGGCCCCATTTTCAACTTCGTCCTGGCCTGGCTGCTGTTCTGGGGCCTGCTCGCCGCCGAGGGCCGCTTCGAGATGCTGCCCATCATCGGCCAGGTGCAAAAGGACAGCCCCGCCGCCGTGGCCGGCCTGGCCCCGGGCGACGTCGTCACCAGCTTAAACGGCGGCCCGGTGGCCAACTGGGACGCCCTGTCCACAGCCATCCGCACCAGCAACGGCCAGCCCGTGAAGCTGACCGTCAGCCGCGACGGCAAGGACGAGACCTTTGTCCTGACGCCCACCCTGCGCACCGTCAAAAACCTCTTCGGCGAAGAGGAAACCGTGCCCCTGGTCGGCATCGTCGCCTCGGGCAAGACCCGTTCCGTGCCGCTTGGGGCCGGCTCGGCCGCCGCCGAGGCCGTGAAACAGACCTGGAACGTGGTGGTCGTCACTTACACCGGGATACTCAAGCTCATTGAACGCGTGGTGCCCCTGGACAGCATCGGCGGCCCCATCATGATCGCCCAGATGGTCAGCAAGCAGGCCGGCGAGGGGTTGGGCAACGTCGTGGCGCTGGCGGCGCTTATCAGCGTCAACCTTGGCGTGCTCAACCTGCTCCCCATCCCGGTCCTCGACGGCGGCCATCTGCTGTTCTACGCCATCGAGATCATCATGCGAAAGCCCGTCAGCCCCCGGATGCGCGTACTGACCACCAAGATCGGCCTGGCCTTTCTCATCGGCCTCATGCTGCTGGCCACCGTCAACGACATCCGCCGCCAACTGAGCATCAGCGATGGATAA